The Hyperolius riggenbachi isolate aHypRig1 chromosome 3, aHypRig1.pri, whole genome shotgun sequence genome window below encodes:
- the LOC137562395 gene encoding protocadherin Fat 4-like, with protein sequence MRKDSIIANIAKDLGLNVGQIFTRKLRIVSRVSEKYFYVNLDNGNLYVKDRIDRETLCGAEATCFLSFDAVVENPLNIFTINIEIQDINDNAPTFYSDTVSFDAIELTAPGTKFSLQNAEDPDLGVNSVQTYKLSDNKHFILSETIKPDGSKYLELVLEKPLDRESEHKHELLLTATDGGSPVRSGTALIRIIVIDANDNVPVFTQEVYKISVSENMPVNNTIVTVNATDKDEGIYAQINYSFSKTTGSVHHTGSFSIHPKSGEIKINKKLDFEFVRNYELSVQAKDGGGHVTHCKVLVEVIDENDNAPEISITSLFSPIPEDSKPGTVIALIEVDDLDSGENGYIDCRLQDQQLFNLVLSTDRYYRIITTGNLDRENTSSYNITILATDRGSPPLSSRKTIRLDLSDVNDNPPTFTKSTYIIYITENNLPGALIYSMQASDPDAGDNAKIAYSISTMNAGDLPVSSCFSINIETGALYAQKTFDYEKNKEFLIQITARDGGSPPLTGNATLLIHIVDQNDNAPEILFPSSGSYGQDAFEMVPFTAEPGSLITKVVAVDADSGHNAWLSYHFIHMSEPSHFTINDQTGEIRTSRIFQEKDMLRQKVVVMVRDNGVPALSATVTLSLIVADNFQQVVPKFSNPLTDEEPQTNLQLYLVIALALISLLFIITVMMVIISKCKEPKPLPNFGTLNTSLYPAGDPRLMSMYSDGTLPFPYSYNVCVAMDPSGSDFGLPTSNQNVPVDNLIDTDDSGLGNESLPTTAVSQEEMRKDSVIANIAKDLGLDAGQVSSRKLRIVSRVSEKYFYVNLDNGNLYVKDRIDRETLCGAEATCFVTFDAVVENPLNIFTIKVDIQDINDNAPAFYPDTFTFEAIELTAPGTRFALHTAEDPDLGINAVQTYKFSDNKHFTLSETIKPDGSEFLELVLEKPLDRESQNVHEFSLTATDGGSPVRSATALVRIIVIDANDNFPVFTQEVYKIIVSENIPVNTTILTVNATDKDDGIYAQINYSFTKTAGSVHHTGTFSIHPKNGEIRVNKKLDFELTRNHELSVQAKDGGGHITHCKVLVEVIDENDNAPEISITSLFSPILEDSQPGTVIALIEVDDLDSGENGYIDCKLQNQQAFNLVLSTDRYYRIITTGDLDRETTPSYNITIIATDRGSPPLSSRRTIRLDISDVNDNPPAFTKSSYVVYITENNLPGALIHRIQASDPDAGDNAKIGYSISTMNAEDLPVSSYFSINIETGALYAQKTFDYEQHKECLIRTTARDSGSPSLTGNTTLLVRIVDQNDNAPEILFPSSGISGQDAFEMVPFTAEPGSLITKVVAVDADSGHNAWLSYHFIHMSEPYHFTINDQTGEIRTSRIFQEKDMLRQKAVVMVRDNGVPALSATVTLSLIVADNFEQVAPKLSNPLTDEGPPSNLQLYLVIALALISLLFIVTVMLVIISKCKESKPLPNFGTLNTSLYHAGDPRVLSMYSDGTLPFPYSYNVCVAMDQSGSDFGLLTSNQIVPVDNLIDTDDSGLGNESLKEAIPTTLVTQIHYSIVEEMRKDSVIANIAKDLGLNVGQLSPRNLRIVSRVSEKYFYVNLDNGNLHVKDRIDRETLCGAESTCFLSFDAVIENPLSITRVKIDIQDINDNAPVFYPDTFTFEVIESTAPGTKFALHNAEDPDLGINSVQTYKLSDNKHFILSETIKPDGSKFLELVLEKPLDRESQNVHEFSIVAADGGSPVRSATALIRIIVIDVNDNFPVFTQEVYKISVSENMPVNTTIVTVNATDEDEGANAQITYSFSKTSGNVHHTGTFSIHPKNGEVKVNRNLDFELMRNYELLVQAKDGGGHVTHCKVLVEVIDENDNAPEISITSLFSPVLENSQPGTVIALIEVDDLDTGENGYIDCKLMDQTLFNLVLSSDSYYRIVTRSNLDRETTSTYNITIIATDRGSSPLSSRKTIRLDISDVNDNPPTFNKSSHVVYITENNLPGALIHRIQASDPDAGDNAKIVYSISTINAEDLPVSSYLSINIETGALYAQKSFDYEQHKEFVIRATARDSGSPSLTGNATLLIRIVDQNDNAPKILFPSSGSVGQDAFEMVPFTAEPGSLITKVVAVDADSGHNAWLSYHFIHVSEPSHFTINEQTGEIRTSRIFQEKDMLRQKVVVMVRDNGVPALSATVTLSLIVADNFQQVVPKLSNPLTDEEPQTNLQLYLVIALALISLLFIITVMLVIISKCKEPKPLPNFGTLNSSLYPAGDPRLLSMYSDGTLPFPYSYNVCVAMDPSGSDFGLLQSNQIVPVDNLIDTDDSGLGNESLREAILTSTVTQDRIDRETLCGAEATCFLTFDAVIENPLTITRVKIDIQDINDNAPVFFPDTFNFEAIELTAPGTRFALQNAEDPDLGVNSVQAYKLSDNKHFILSETIKPDGSKFLELVLEKPLDRESQNVHEFSIVAADGGSPVRSATALIRIIVIDVNDNFPVFTQEVYKISVSENIPVNTTIVTVNATDKDEGANAQISYSFSKTSGSVHHTGTFSIHPKSGEVKVNRNLDFELTRNYELSVQAKDGGGHITHCKVLVEVIDENDNAPEISITSLFSPVLEDSQPGTVIALIEVDDLDSGENKYIDCKLQEQTLFNLVLSSDSYYRIVTTSSLDRETTSTYNITIIATDRGSPPLSSRKTIRLDISDVNDNPPTFKKSSYVVYITENNLPGALIYKIQASDPDAGDNAKIVYSISTINADDLPVSSYLSINIETGALYAQKSFDYEQHKEFVIRATARDSGSPSLTGNITLLIRIVDQNDNAPKILFPSSGSVGQDAFEMVPFTAEPGSLITKVVAVDADSGHNAWLSYHFIHVSEPSHFTINDQTGEIRTSRIFLEKDMLRQKVVVMVRDNGVHALSATVTLSLIVADNFQQVVPKLSNPLTDEEPQTNLQLYLVIALALISLLFIITVMLVIISKCKEPKPLPNFGTLNTSLYPAGDPRVLSMYSDGTLPFPYSYNVCVAMDPSGSDFGLLQSNQIVPVDNLIDTDDSGLGNESLKEAILTSAVTQVNGCHVSLVYQCPFYYISKVKPCSTHGNHISLTHEQNVWVIPVE encoded by the exons GATGAAAATGATAATGCTCCTGAGATATCCATCACCTCATTGTTTTCTCCTATTCCGGAAGACTCCAAACCTGGAACAGTAATAGCTCTGATTGAAGTTGATGATCTGGATTCTGGGGAAAATGGATATATTGACTGTAGACTACAGGATCAACAGTTGTTCAACTTAGTATTGTCAACTGACCGTTATTATAGAATTATTACAACAGGTAATCTGGATAGAGAAAACACATCAAGTTATAATATCACAATACTAGCCACTGACAGGGGATCTCCTCCACTTTCCAGCAGAAAAACCATCAGACTGGATTTATCAGATGTTAATGACAACCCACCAACTTTCACAAAATCTACTTATATCATTTATATAACAGAAAACAATTTACCAGGCGCCTTGATATACAGTATGCAAGCTTCAGATCCCGATGCTGGGGACAATGCTAAAATTGCCTATTCGATATCCACCATGAATGCAGGAGACCTCCCAGTGTCCTCTTGTTTTTCCATAAATATAGAGACTGGAGCTCTTTATGCTCAGAAGACATTTGATTATGAAAAAAACAAGGAATTTCTAATTCAAATAACTGCAAGGGATGGTGGATCACCTCCTCTAACAGGCAATGCCACCTTGTTGATCCATATAGTGGATCAAAATGACAATGCTCCAGAAATCCTATTTCCATCATCAGGAAGTTATGGGCAGGATGCATTTGAGATGGTTCCTTTTACAGCAGAACCAGGTTCTTTAATCACAAAGGTGGTTGCAGTGGATGCAGACTCTGGACATAATGCTTGGCTCTCCTATCATTTCATACACATGTCTGAACCATCTCACTTTACCATTAATGATCAGACAGGAGAAATCCGGACATCCCGCATCTTTCAAGAAAAAGATATGTTGAGGCAAAAGGTTGTGGTGATGGTGAGAGATAATGGGGTTCCAGCTCTTTCAGCTACTGTCACCTTAAGCCTCATTGTTGCAGATAACTTCCAGCAGGTCGTTCCTAAATTCAGTAATCCACTCACGGATGAAGAACCTCAGACAAACTTGCAGCTGTACTTGGTAATTGCTTTAGCACTAATTTCTTTGTTGTTTATTATAACTGTGATGATGGTCATCATATCAAAATGCAAGGAACCAAAGCCATTACCAAACTTTGGAACTTTAAATACAAGTCTGTATCCTGCAGGAGATCCCAGACTAATGTCTATGTATAGTGATGGGACATTACCCTTCCCCTACTCATACAATGTATGTGTGGCTATGGACCCATCAGGAAGTGATTTTGGCCTCCCAACATCAAATCAAAATGTCCCGGTGGATAATCTTATAGATACAGATGATTCAGGCCTTGGTAATGAAAGTCTTCCAACAACAGCTGTCTCTCAG GAAGAAATGAGAAAAGACTCTGTTATAGCAAATATTGCAAAAGATCTGGGATTAGATGCTGGACAGGTTTCCTCTAGAAAACTCAGGATTGTATCACGTGTGTCAGAAAAATATTTTTATGTAAATCTAGACAATGGAAATCTGTATGTGAAGGACAGaatagacagagagacactgtgtGGGGCAGAAGCTACCTGCTTCGTAACATTTGATGCTGTGGTTGAAAACCCATTAAATATATTTACCATCAAGGTGGACATTCAGGATATTAATGATAATGCTCCAGCATTCTATCCTGACACATTTACTTTTGAAGCAATTGAATTAACAGCACCAGGGACAAGATTTGCTTTACATACTGCAGAAGATCCAGATCTTGGTATCAATGCAGTGCAGACATACAAGTTCAGTGACAACAAGCACTTTACACTGAGTGAGACAATCAAGCCAGATGGAAGTGAATTCCTTGAACTTGTGCTAGAGAAGCCATTAGATAGAGAATCTCAGAATGTGCATGAATTTTCACTAACAGCTACTGACGGAGGAAGCCCTGTCAGATCTGCAACTGCACTGGTACGGATCATAGTCATAGATGCTAATGATAATTTTCCAGTGTTTACACAAGAAGTATATAAAATCATTGTAAGTGAAAACATACCAGTTAATACTACAATTCTTACTGTGAATGCAACTGACAAAGATGATGGAATATATGCCCAAATAAACTATTCTTTCACCAAGACAGCAGGAAGTGTTCATCACActggtacattcagcattcatccAAAAAATGGTGAAATTAGGGTAAATAAAAAGTTAGATTTTGAATTAACACGGAATCATGAACTATCAGTACAAGCTAAAGATGGAGGAGGCCACATCACTCATTGTAAAGTGTTGGTAGAGGTAATAGATGAGAATGATAATGCTCCTGAGATATCCATCACCTCATTGTTTTCTCCTATTTTGGAGGACTCACAGCCTGGAACAGTAATTGCTCTGATTGAAGTTGACGATCTAGATTCTGGGGAAAATGGATATATTGATTGCAAACTACAGAACCAACAAGCATTCAACTTAGTATTATCAACCGACCGTTATTATAGAATTATTACAACAGGTGATCTGGATAGAGAAACGACACCTAGTTATAATATCACAATCATAGCCACTGACAGAGGATCTCCTCCACTTTCTAGCAGAAGAACCATCAGACTGGATATATCAGATGTTAATGACAACCCACCAGCTTTTACAAAATCTTCTTATGTTGTTTATATAACAGAAAACAATTTACCAGGCGCCTTAATACATAGGATACAAGCTTCAGATCCTGATGCTGGGGACAATGCTAAAATTGGTTATTCAATATCCACCATGAATGCAGAAGACCTCCCAGTGTCCTCTTATTTTTCCATAAATATAGAGACTGGAGCTCTTTATGCTCAGAAGACATTTGATTATGAACAGCACAAAGAATGTCTAATTAGAACAACTGCTAGAGACAGTGGATCACCATCTCTAACTGGCAACACCACCCTACTTGTTCGTATTGTGGATCAGAATGATAATGCTCCAGAGATATTATTCCCATCATCAGGAATTTCTGGACAGGATGCGTTTGAGATGGTTCCTTTTACAGCAGAACCTGGTTCTTTAATCACAAAAGTGGTTGCAGTGGATGCAGACTCTGGACATAATGCATGGCTCTCCTATCATTTCATCCACATGTCGGAACCATATCACTTTACTATTAATGATCAGACAGGAGAAATCCGGACATCCCGCATCTTTCAAGAAAAGGATATGTTGAGGCAAAAGGCGGTGGTGATGGTGAGAGATAATGGGGTGCCAGCTCTCTCTGCTACTGTCACCTTAAGCCTCATTGTTGCAGATAACTTTGAGCAGGTTGCTCCTAAACTCAGTAATCCACTCACAGATGAAGGACCTCCGTCAAACTTGCAGCTGTACTTGGTTATTGCTTTAGCACTGATTTCTTTGTTGTTTATTGTCACTGTGATGTTGGTCATCATATCAAAATGCAAGGAGTCAAAACCATTACCAAACTTTGGAACTTTAAATACAAGTCTGTATCATGCAGGAGATCCCAGAGTACTGTCCATGTATAGTGATGGAACATTACCCTTCCCCTACtcatacaatgtgtgtgtggctATGGACCAATCAGGAAGTGATTTTGGTCTTCTAACATCAAATCAAATTGTTCCAGTGGATAATCTCATTGACACAGATGACTCAGGCCTTGgaaatgaaagtttaaaagaaGCTATTCCAACCACCTTGGTCACTCAG ATCCATTACTCCATTGTAGAAGAAATGAGGAAAGACTCTGTTATAGCAAATATTGCAAAAGATCTGGGGTTAAATGTTGGACAGCTTTCACCTAGAAACCTCAGGATTGTATCACGTGTGTCAGAGAAATATTTTTATGTGAATCTGGATAATGGAAATCTGCATGTGAAGGACAGgatagacagagagacactgtgtGGGGCAGAATCTACCTGCTTCTTAAGCTTTGATGCTGTGATTGAAAATCCATTGAGTATTACAAGAGTAAAAATTGACATCCAGGATATTAATGACAATGCTCCAGTATTCTATCCTGACACATTTACTTTTGAAGTAATTGAATCAACAGCACCAGGGACAAAATTTgctttacacaatgcagaagatCCAGATCTTGGTATCAATTCAGTGCAGACATACAAGCTCAGTGACAACAAGCACTTTATACTGAGTGAGACAATCAAGCCAGATGGAAGTAAATTCCTTGAACTTGTGCTAGAGAAGCCATTAGACAGAGAATCTCAGAATGTGCATGAATTTTCAATAGTGGCTGCTGATGGAGGAAGTCCTGTGAGATCTGCAactgcactgataaggatcataGTCATAGATGTTAATGATAATTTTCCAGTGTTTACACAAGAAGTATATAAAATCAGTGTAAGTGAAAACATGCCAGTTAATACCACAATAGTTACTGTGAATGCTACTGACGAAGATGAAGGTGCAAATGCCCAAATAACTTATTCCTTCAGCAAAACATCAGGAAATGTGCACCACACTGGTACTTTCAGCATTCATCCTAAAAATGGTGAAGTCAAAGTGAATAGGAACCTGGACTTTGAACTGATGAGGAATTATGAACTATTAGTACAAGCCAAAGATGGAGGTGGCCATGTCACTCATTGTAAAGTATTAGTAGAGGTCATAGATGAGAATGACAATGCTCCTGAGATATCCATCACCTCATTGTTTTCTCCTGTTCTGGAGAACTCACAGCCTGGAACCGTGATTGCTCTGATTGAAGTTGATGATCTAGATACTGGAGAAAATGGGTATATTGACTGCAAGCTAATGGATCAGACATTGTTTAATTTAGTACTGTCATCAGACAGCTACTACAGAATTGTTACAAGAAGTAATCTGGATAGAGAAACAACATCAACTTATAATATCACAATCATAGCCACTGACCGAGGTTCTTCTCCACTCTCAAGCAGGAAGACCATTAGATTGGATATATCAGATGTTAACGACAACCCaccaacattcaataaatcttctCATGTTGTTTATATAACAGAAAACAATTTACCAGGCGCCTTGATACATAGGATACAAGCTTCAGATCCTGATGCGGGGGACAATGCTAAAATTGTTTATTCAATATCCACCATAAATGCAGAAGACCTCCCAGTGTCATCTTATCTGTCCATTAACATAGAGACTGGTGCCCTTTATGCTCAAAAGTCATTTGACTATGAACAGCACAAGGAATTTGTAATAAGAGCAACTGCTAGAGACAGTGGATCACCATCTCTAACTGGCAATGCCACCTTACTGATCCGTATTGTGGATCAGAATGATAATGCACCTAAGATCTTGTTCCCATCATCAGGAAGTGTTGGACAGGATGCATTTGAGATGGTTCCGTTTACAGCAGAACCAGGTTCTTTAATCACAAAGGTGGTAGCAGTGGATGCAGACTCTGGACATAATGCTTGGCTCTCCTATCATTTCATACACGTGTCGGAACCATCTCACTTTACCATTAATGAGCAGACAGGAGAAATCCGGACATCCCGCATCTTCCAAGAGAAGGATATGTTGAGGCAAAAGGTTGTAGTGATGGTGAGAGATAATGGGGTTCCTGCTCTCTCGGCTACTGTCACCTTAAGCCTCATTGTTGCAGATAACTTCCAGCAGGTTGTTCCTAAACTCAGCAATCCACTCACAGATGAAGAACCTCAGACAAACTTGCAGTTGTACTTGGTAATTGCTTTAGCATTGATTTCTTTGTTGTTTATTATAACTGTGATGTTAGTCATCATATCAAAATGCAAGGAACCAAAGCCACTACCAAACTTTGGAACTTTAAATTCAAGTCTGTATCCTGCAGGAGATCCCAGATTACTTTCCATGTATAGTGATGGAACATTACCCTTCCCCTACTCATACAATGTATGTGTGGCTATGGACCCATCAGGAAGTGATTTTGGTCTCTTACAATCAAACCAAATTGTCCCAGTGGATAATCTTATTGACACAGATGACTCAGGCCTTGGAAATGAAAGTTTAAGAGAAGCTATTTTAACCAGCACTGTAACTCAG GACAGgatagacagagagacactgtgtGGGGCAGAAGCTACCTGCTTCTTAACCTTTGATGCTGTGATTGAAAATCCATTGACTATTACAAGAGTAAAAATTGACATCCAGGATATTAATGACAATGCTCCAGTATTCTTTCCTGATACATTTAATTTTGAAGCAATTGAATTAACAGCACCAGGGACAAGATTTGCTTTACAGAATGCAGAAGATCCAGATCTTGGTGTCAATTCAGTGCAGGCATACAAGCTCAGTGACAATAAGCATTTTATACTTAGTGAGACAATCAAGCCAGATGGAAGTAAATTCCTTGAACTTGTGCTAGAGAAGCCATTAGACAGAGAATCTCAGAATGTGCATGAATTTTCAATAGTGGCTGCTGATGGAGGAAGTCCTGTGAGATCTGCAactgcactgataaggatcataGTTATAGATGTTAATGATAATTTTCCAGTGTTTACTCAAGAAGTATATAAAATCAGTGTAAGTGAAAACATACCAGTTAATACCACAATAGTTACTGTGAATGCTACTGACAAAGATGAAGGTGCAAATGCCCAAATAAGTTATTCTTTCAGCAAAACATCAGGAAGCGTGCATCACActggtacattcagcattcatccTAAAAGTGGTGAAGTCAAAGTGAATAGGAACCTGGACTTTGAACTGACAAGGAATTATGAACTATCAGTACAAGCCAAAGATGGAGGTGGCCACATCACTCACTGTAAAGTATTAGTAGAGGTAATAGATGAGAATGATAATGCTCCTGAGATATCCATCACCTCATTGTTTTCTCCTGTTCTGGAGGACTCACAGCCTGGAACCGTGATTGCTCTGATTGAAGTTGATGATCTGGATTCTGGGGAAAATAAATATATTGACTGCAAGCTACAGGAACAGACATTGTTTAATTTAGTATTGTCATCGGACAGCTACTACAGAATTGTTACAACAAGTAGTCTGGATAGAGAAACAACATCAACTTATAATATTACAATCATAGCCACTGACAGAGGATCTCCTCCACTCTCAAGCAGGAAGACCATCAGACTGGATATATCAGATGTTAATGACAACCCACCGACATTCAAGAAATCTTCTTATGTTGTTTATATAACAGAAAACAATTTACCAGGCGCCTTGATATATAAGATACAAGCTTCAGATCCTGATGCGGGGGACAATGCTAAAATTGTTTATTCAATATCCACCATAAATGCAGACGACCTCCCAGTGTCATCTTATCTGTCCATCAACATAGAGACTGGTGCCCTTTATGCTCAAAAGTCATTTGACTATGAACAGCACAAGGAATTTGTAATAAGAGCAACTGCAAGAGACAGTGGATCACCATCTCTAACTGGCAACATCACCTTACTGATCCGTATTGTGGATCAGAATGATAATGCACCTAAGATCTTGTTCCCATCATCAGGAAGTGTTGGGCAAGATGCATTTGAGATGGTTCCTTTTACAGCAGAACCAGGTTCTCTAATCACAAAGGTGGTTGCAGTGGATGCAGACTCTGGACATAATGCTTGGCTCTCCTATCATTTCATACACGTGTCGGAACCATCTCACTTTACTATTAATGATCAGACAGGAGAAATCCGTACATCCCGAATCTTTCTAGAAAAAGATATGTTGAGGCAAAAGGTTGTGGTGATGGTGAGAGATAACGGGGTCCACGCTCTCTCGGCTACTGTCACCTTAAGCCTCATTGTTGCAGATAACTTCCAGCAGGTTGTTCCTAAACTCAGTAATCCACTCACAGATGAAGAACCTCAGACAAACTTGCAGTTGTACTTGGTAATTGCTTTAGCATTGATTTCTTTGTTGTTTATTATAACTGTGATGTTGGTCATCATATCAAAATGCAAGGAGCCAAAGCCATTACCAAACTTTGGAACTTTAAATACAAGTCTGTATCCTGCAGGAGATCCCAGAGTACTGTCTATGTATAGTGATGGAACATTACCCTTCCCCTACtcatacaatgtgtgtgtggctATGGACCCATCAGGAAGTGATTTTGGTCTCTTACAATCAAACCAAATTGTCCCAGTGGATAATCTTATTGACACAGATGACTCAGGCCTTGgaaatgaaagtttaaaagaaGCTATTTTAACCAGCGCTGTAACTCAG GTtaatgggtgccatgtgagtctaGTTTACCAGTGTCCATTCTACTACATCAGTAAGGTTAAACCATGTTCCACTCACGGGAACCACATCTCCCTTACCCATGAGCAGAATGTTTGGGTGATACCAGTAGAATGA